Proteins from one Clostridia bacterium genomic window:
- a CDS encoding energy-coupling factor transporter transmembrane protein EcfT, giving the protein MRDITLGSYYRADSVIHKLDARVKILLMIVLMAAIFTANGTVSYAAVFIFSAAVMLMTKVPLKLYMKSLKPLLILVVFTSLLNIFYTPGVIPLFDWWIFHPKFEGVLFSLKMIVRIVSLIIVSSALMYTTTPVALTDGLEWLMKPLKLVRFPVHETALMMTLALRFIPTLLEEADKIMNAQKARGADFESGGLFRRAKALIPVLVPLLVSAFRRAPELATAMECRCYRGGEGRTKLRVMKAGYRDALAALIVLALLGAVIFARVKGIDVPPWSEILNLI; this is encoded by the coding sequence ATGAGAGACATAACCCTCGGCAGCTACTATCGCGCCGATTCCGTCATCCATAAGCTCGACGCGCGCGTGAAGATACTGCTCATGATAGTGCTGATGGCGGCGATCTTCACCGCGAACGGCACCGTTTCATACGCCGCGGTCTTCATTTTCAGCGCCGCGGTGATGCTGATGACGAAGGTGCCGCTGAAGCTGTATATGAAGAGCTTAAAGCCGCTGCTGATACTCGTCGTCTTCACCTCGCTGCTGAATATCTTTTACACTCCCGGCGTGATACCGCTTTTCGACTGGTGGATATTCCACCCGAAATTCGAGGGCGTTCTCTTCTCGCTGAAGATGATAGTTAGGATAGTAAGCTTGATAATCGTCAGCTCCGCGCTGATGTATACCACTACGCCGGTCGCGCTGACCGACGGGCTCGAATGGCTGATGAAGCCGCTGAAGCTCGTGCGATTCCCGGTGCACGAAACGGCGCTGATGATGACCCTCGCGCTCCGCTTCATCCCGACTCTGCTCGAAGAGGCGGATAAGATAATGAACGCGCAGAAGGCGAGGGGAGCGGACTTCGAGAGCGGAGGCCTCTTCCGCAGGGCGAAGGCGCTGATACCGGTGCTCGTGCCGCTGCTCGTTTCGGCGTTCCGGCGCGCTCCGGAGCTCGCCACGGCGATGGAGTGCCGCTGCTACCGCGGCGGCGAGGGCAGAACGAAGCTCCGCGTCATGAAGGCGGGATACCGCGACGCGCTTGCCGCGCTGATAGTCCTCGCGCTGCTCGGCGCGGTGATATTCGCAAGGGTGAAAGGAATTGACGTGCCCCCATGGAGCGAAATATTAAACTTGATATAA
- the truA gene encoding tRNA pseudouridine(38-40) synthase TruA: MERNIKLDITYIGSAYCGWQSQRNGTTVQETLAAAIEKLTGAYPKLHGCGRTDSGVHAKNYVCSFRTPSKASAETFVRGLNALLPRDIAVKAASEAAPDFHARFSVTGKRYEYCILNSKTRDPFWDGRALHYPYPLDEKLLDRAAKAYLGEHDFSAFCSAGGSVKDKVRTITEASVRREGDLVVFSVAGSGFLYNMVRIMVGTLLEIAQGKIAPDALPGIIASGDRNAAGATAKPQGLYLSEVYYD, translated from the coding sequence ATGGAGCGAAATATTAAACTTGATATAACCTATATCGGCAGCGCCTACTGCGGCTGGCAGTCCCAGCGCAACGGCACGACGGTGCAGGAAACGCTCGCCGCCGCGATAGAGAAGCTGACCGGCGCGTATCCGAAGCTTCACGGCTGCGGCAGAACGGATTCCGGCGTCCACGCGAAAAACTACGTCTGCTCCTTCAGGACGCCGTCGAAGGCATCTGCCGAAACCTTCGTGCGCGGGCTGAACGCGCTGCTCCCGCGCGATATCGCGGTGAAGGCGGCTTCCGAAGCGGCGCCGGACTTCCACGCGCGTTTCAGCGTGACGGGCAAGCGGTACGAATACTGCATCCTCAATTCAAAAACCCGCGATCCGTTTTGGGATGGGCGCGCGCTCCACTACCCCTACCCGCTGGACGAAAAGCTGCTCGACAGAGCGGCGAAGGCGTACCTCGGCGAGCACGATTTCTCGGCGTTCTGTTCGGCGGGCGGCTCGGTCAAGGATAAAGTCAGAACGATAACGGAAGCGTCCGTGCGGCGCGAGGGCGACCTTGTCGTCTTCTCGGTCGCCGGCAGCGGATTCTTATACAACATGGTGCGGATAATGGTCGGCACACTGCTTGAGATCGCACAGGGCAAGATCGCGCCCGACGCGCTCCCGGGTATAATCGCCTCCGGCGACAGGAACGCCGCCGGCGCGACGGCGAAGCCGCAGGGGCTCTATTTAAGCGAAGTTTATTACGACTGA
- a CDS encoding energy-coupling factor transporter ATPase translates to MDEFVRFENAGFTYGKSETPALKNINMTIEKGEFVAVLGHNGSGKSTLAKLINCILIPTEGKVFTAGMDTSDEANTFEIRRRAGMVFQNPDNQLVATVVEDDVAFAPENLGLPREEIRRRVDDALNAVGMYDHREYTPANLSGGQKQRVAIAGVLAMEPECLIMDEATSMLDPVGRREVTAIAHRLNEERGMTVVCVTHHMSEAVSADRVIVLKEGGILLDGAPREVFSQREKLAESGLIPPQPSQLADLLRGEGFDLPAGVLTADECIAAIKALLKG, encoded by the coding sequence ATGGACGAGTTTGTACGCTTTGAAAACGCCGGCTTCACCTACGGCAAGAGCGAAACGCCGGCGCTGAAAAATATAAATATGACCATCGAGAAGGGCGAATTCGTCGCGGTCCTCGGCCATAACGGCAGCGGCAAGTCCACGCTGGCGAAGCTCATCAACTGCATCCTTATCCCCACCGAGGGCAAGGTCTTCACCGCCGGCATGGATACCTCCGACGAGGCGAATACGTTTGAAATACGCCGCCGCGCCGGTATGGTCTTCCAGAACCCCGATAACCAGCTCGTCGCCACCGTCGTCGAGGACGACGTGGCGTTCGCGCCGGAGAACCTCGGGCTTCCGCGCGAGGAGATACGCCGCAGAGTAGACGATGCGCTGAACGCGGTCGGGATGTACGATCACCGCGAGTATACGCCCGCCAACCTTTCCGGCGGGCAGAAGCAGCGCGTCGCCATCGCCGGTGTGCTCGCCATGGAGCCGGAATGTCTGATAATGGACGAGGCGACCTCGATGCTCGATCCCGTCGGCAGGCGGGAGGTAACGGCGATAGCGCATCGGCTGAACGAGGAGCGCGGCATGACCGTCGTCTGCGTGACGCATCACATGAGCGAAGCGGTCTCCGCCGACCGCGTGATAGTTCTGAAGGAAGGCGGGATACTGCTCGACGGCGCGCCGCGGGAGGTCTTCTCGCAGCGCGAAAAGCTCGCGGAAAGCGGCCTGATACCGCCGCAGCCGTCGCAGCTCGCGGATCTGCTCCGCGGCGAAGGGTTCGACCTCCCCGCCGGAGTGCTCACAGCCGACGAGTGTATAGCCGCGATAAAAGCCCTTTTGAAAGGATAA
- a CDS encoding energy-coupling factor transporter ATPase, whose translation MITISTENLTHTYSPGSPFEKTAVSGVSFTLKSGDVMGVIGHTGSGKSTLIRHLNGLMKPTSGTVRADGEDIFAKGYDRRNLRHRVGLVFQYPEYQLFDETVEKDIAFGPRNMGCGDEEIKRRVEKAAEFAGLTARELKASPFELSGGQKRRAALAGVLAMEPEALVLDEPAAGLDPMSRRRIMLDILAYAKETNAAILLVSHSMEDIAAYTATVAVMREGRFVMQGATRDIFSRVGELAEHGLSVPQVTRICSETGCEGTVLTVEEGAEAVKKLLGRGPL comes from the coding sequence TTGATAACCATTTCCACGGAAAACCTGACTCATACCTACTCGCCCGGCAGTCCGTTTGAAAAGACCGCCGTCAGCGGCGTGTCCTTCACGCTGAAAAGCGGCGACGTCATGGGCGTCATAGGCCACACCGGCAGCGGAAAATCCACGCTTATCCGCCACCTGAACGGACTTATGAAGCCGACGTCCGGCACGGTCAGGGCGGACGGCGAGGACATCTTCGCAAAGGGCTACGACCGCAGAAATCTGCGCCATCGCGTCGGCCTCGTTTTCCAGTATCCCGAATACCAGCTTTTCGACGAAACGGTCGAGAAGGATATCGCCTTCGGCCCGCGCAACATGGGCTGCGGCGATGAAGAAATAAAACGCCGCGTTGAGAAGGCGGCGGAGTTCGCCGGACTTACCGCGCGCGAGCTGAAGGCGTCGCCCTTCGAGCTTTCGGGCGGTCAGAAGCGCCGCGCCGCGCTCGCGGGCGTGCTCGCGATGGAGCCGGAGGCGCTGGTGCTCGACGAGCCCGCCGCGGGGCTCGATCCGATGTCGCGCCGCCGCATAATGCTCGACATACTCGCCTACGCGAAGGAGACGAACGCCGCGATCCTGCTCGTCAGTCACTCGATGGAGGATATCGCCGCCTATACCGCCACGGTCGCCGTCATGCGCGAGGGCAGATTCGTCATGCAGGGCGCGACGCGCGATATCTTCTCCCGCGTCGGCGAGCTCGCGGAGCACGGGCTTTCCGTGCCGCAGGTCACGCGCATCTGCTCCGAGACCGGCTGCGAAGGCACCGTCCTCACGGTCGAGGAGGGCGCGGAAGCGGTCAAAAAGCTGCTCGGGAGGGGTCCGTTATGA
- the ruvA gene encoding Holliday junction branch migration protein RuvA: MYHHLRGILDSAGPGWAVVDCGGVGYYAGVSSNTYRSLPALGEKVKLLTHYVVREDAAELYGFLTQEELDCFRSMISVSGVGPKAALAILSELTHDRFAAAVSAGDYKLLTLANGVGPKLAQRIVLELKGKLGDISELVGGDVPQVRGNKAEAAQALEALGMKPREAAAAVASLDGDMTVEQLIAAALGKR, from the coding sequence ATGTATCATCATCTCAGAGGCATACTTGACAGCGCCGGCCCCGGCTGGGCGGTCGTCGACTGCGGCGGCGTAGGCTACTACGCCGGCGTGTCGAGCAACACCTACCGCAGTCTGCCCGCGCTCGGCGAAAAGGTGAAGCTGCTCACTCACTACGTCGTCCGCGAGGACGCCGCCGAGCTTTACGGCTTTTTGACTCAGGAGGAGCTGGACTGCTTCCGCAGCATGATCTCCGTCAGCGGCGTCGGGCCGAAGGCGGCGCTGGCGATACTTTCGGAGCTTACTCACGACCGCTTTGCGGCCGCGGTGTCGGCGGGGGACTACAAGCTGCTGACGCTCGCTAACGGCGTCGGGCCGAAGCTCGCCCAGCGCATCGTGCTCGAGCTGAAGGGCAAGCTCGGCGATATATCCGAGCTGGTGGGCGGCGACGTTCCGCAGGTGCGCGGCAACAAGGCGGAAGCGGCGCAGGCGCTCGAGGCGCTCGGTATGAAGCCGCGCGAAGCGGCGGCGGCGGTCGCCTCCCTCGACGGTGATATGACCGTCGAGCAGCTGATCGCGGCGGCGCTCGGCAAGCGCTGA
- a CDS encoding class I SAM-dependent methyltransferase → MRIANGWRDYELLDASDGERLERWGDFCVVRPDPQVIWTTDKKDRRWREFAGRYHRSETGGGRWEDRGLPAQSRISYGGYNFVIKPMGFKHMGIFPEQAVNWDYAAAKLKKRPGARVLNLFAYTGGATVACLAAGAQVTHVDASKGMIAMAKENAALSGLADAPVRWIADDCLAFVRREQRRGKTYDAIICDPPSYGRGSGSQVWKLEDDLYVFCAECAKLLSDDPVFFILNMYTTALAPSVGGQILSLTAGKGANSRTASDEIGLPIVSGGALPCGNTTITEFLK, encoded by the coding sequence ATGAGGATTGCAAACGGCTGGCGCGATTACGAGCTGCTCGACGCTTCGGACGGCGAACGCCTGGAGCGCTGGGGCGACTTCTGCGTCGTGCGCCCCGACCCGCAGGTGATATGGACGACGGATAAAAAAGACCGCCGCTGGCGCGAGTTCGCCGGCCGCTACCACCGCTCCGAAACGGGCGGCGGACGCTGGGAGGACAGAGGCCTTCCGGCGCAGTCGCGTATCAGCTACGGCGGCTATAACTTCGTTATCAAGCCGATGGGCTTCAAGCATATGGGCATCTTTCCGGAGCAGGCGGTCAACTGGGACTACGCCGCGGCGAAGCTGAAAAAGCGTCCCGGCGCGCGCGTGCTCAACCTCTTCGCCTACACAGGCGGAGCGACCGTCGCCTGCCTCGCCGCCGGCGCGCAGGTCACGCACGTCGACGCGTCGAAGGGCATGATCGCGATGGCGAAGGAAAACGCCGCGCTCTCCGGCCTCGCGGACGCGCCCGTGCGCTGGATCGCGGACGACTGCCTCGCCTTCGTCCGCCGCGAACAGCGCCGCGGCAAGACCTACGACGCGATAATCTGCGATCCCCCGTCCTACGGCAGGGGAAGCGGCTCGCAGGTGTGGAAGCTTGAGGACGACCTTTACGTCTTCTGCGCCGAGTGCGCCAAGCTGCTCTCGGACGATCCCGTTTTCTTCATTCTGAATATGTATACCACCGCGCTCGCGCCGTCTGTCGGCGGGCAGATACTTTCCCTCACCGCGGGCAAGGGCGCGAACAGCCGCACGGCCAGCGACGAGATCGGGCTTCCGATAGTCAGCGGCGGGGCGCTTCCCTGCGGCAACACCACGATAACGGAGTTTTTGAAATAG
- the ruvC gene encoding crossover junction endodeoxyribonuclease RuvC: MIIIGIDPGLATIGFGVIDYAGGRFRTLDYGVLTTPAHTPVPERLEQIFADASALFAKYRPDAISMEELYFSKNITTGIPVAEARGVLLLAAQKTGVGVYEYNPAEVKQAIVGYGKAEKKQVMEMTRMLLNLKQIPRPDDAADALAVAVCHAHCSGSLNVYEMNRGAARRNIR, encoded by the coding sequence TTGATCATCATCGGCATAGATCCGGGGCTCGCAACCATCGGCTTCGGAGTCATAGACTACGCGGGCGGGCGCTTCAGAACGCTCGACTACGGCGTGCTGACCACGCCGGCGCATACTCCCGTGCCCGAGCGGCTGGAGCAAATCTTCGCGGACGCTTCCGCGCTTTTCGCGAAATACCGCCCCGACGCCATCTCGATGGAGGAGCTGTATTTCAGCAAAAACATCACCACCGGCATACCCGTCGCGGAGGCGAGGGGAGTTCTGCTCCTCGCGGCGCAGAAGACGGGGGTCGGCGTCTACGAATACAATCCCGCCGAGGTCAAGCAAGCGATCGTCGGCTACGGCAAGGCGGAGAAAAAGCAGGTAATGGAAATGACCCGTATGCTGCTGAATCTCAAGCAGATACCGCGTCCGGACGACGCCGCCGACGCGCTCGCCGTCGCGGTATGCCACGCGCACTGCTCCGGCTCGCTGAACGTCTACGAAATGAACCGCGGCGCCGCCCGCAGAAATATAAGATAA
- the ruvB gene encoding Holliday junction branch migration DNA helicase RuvB, with protein sequence MQMDYEDFDEGRFVAPEENIYDRDIENTLRPRTLDEYVGQEKVKENLRIFIEAAKKRGEPIDHCLLYGPPGLGKTTLAGVIANEMNTNIRVTSGPAIEKPADLAALLTNLGEGDVLFIDEIHRLSTAVEEVLYPAMEDFAIDIIIGKGPSARSIRLDLRRFTLIGATTKPGSISNPLRDRFGVLFRLEMYSLRELADIVTRSAGILGINCAPDGAMQIAKCSRGTPRVANRLLKRVRDYAEVMADGVITAEATAKALELMEIDSLGLDTVDRRILGAIANTFGGGPVGVETLAAATGEESASIEDVYEPYLMQLGFINRTPRGRCLTKAAYEYLGIPVKEDAQIKFDV encoded by the coding sequence ATGCAGATGGATTACGAAGATTTCGACGAGGGCCGCTTCGTCGCCCCCGAAGAAAATATATACGACAGAGACATAGAGAACACTCTACGTCCGCGCACGCTCGACGAGTACGTCGGGCAGGAGAAGGTGAAGGAAAACCTCCGCATCTTCATCGAAGCGGCGAAGAAGCGCGGCGAGCCGATCGACCACTGCCTGCTCTACGGGCCTCCCGGTCTCGGCAAAACCACCCTCGCCGGCGTCATCGCCAACGAGATGAATACGAATATCCGCGTCACGAGCGGCCCGGCGATCGAGAAGCCGGCGGACCTCGCGGCGCTGCTGACCAACCTCGGAGAAGGCGACGTGCTCTTCATCGACGAGATACACCGCCTTTCCACCGCGGTCGAAGAGGTGCTCTATCCCGCGATGGAGGATTTCGCCATCGACATCATCATCGGCAAGGGCCCGTCAGCGCGCTCGATACGTCTCGACCTGCGGCGCTTCACGCTGATAGGCGCGACGACCAAGCCCGGCTCGATCTCCAACCCGCTGCGCGACCGCTTCGGCGTGCTTTTCCGGCTTGAAATGTACTCCCTGCGGGAGCTTGCGGACATCGTCACGCGCAGCGCCGGCATCCTCGGCATCAACTGCGCGCCGGACGGCGCGATGCAGATCGCGAAATGCAGCCGCGGCACGCCCCGCGTCGCCAACCGCCTGCTCAAGCGCGTCCGCGACTACGCGGAGGTCATGGCGGACGGCGTCATCACCGCGGAGGCGACCGCGAAGGCGCTGGAGCTGATGGAGATCGACTCCCTCGGCCTCGACACCGTCGACCGCCGCATCCTCGGCGCGATAGCGAACACCTTCGGCGGCGGCCCCGTCGGAGTAGAAACGCTCGCCGCCGCGACGGGCGAGGAGTCCGCGAGCATAGAGGACGTCTACGAGCCGTATCTTATGCAGCTCGGCTTCATCAACCGCACGCCGCGCGGCAGGTGCCTGACGAAGGCGGCTTACGAATACCTCGGCATCCCCGTCAAGGAGGACGCGCAGATCAAATTCGACGTTTAA